One segment of Psychromonas sp. psych-6C06 DNA contains the following:
- a CDS encoding cystathionine beta-lyase, with amino-acid sequence MKKETQIVSLGRDKKWTKGVINPPVFRASTMLFETMEEMRFATKNRANGEMFYGRRGGPTHFAFQAAIAELEGGVGTALYPSGSAAISGALLSFLKAGDHLLMVDNAYEPTRSLCDGLLAGFGIETTYYDPMIGEGIKELIQENTKVLFLESPGSITMEIQDVPTLSQIAHDNEMIVMLDNTWASPINSRPFEMGVDISIQAATKYIVGHSDVMMGTATSNEKYWDQLRENSYLMGQCTSPDDVYLASRGLRTLGVRMAQHEQNALKVANWLATRPEVDHLRHPAFESCPGHEFFKRDFSASNGLFSFVLKEGNLKSVTALVENMHHFKMGFSWGGYESLILGVFGIDKLRTATTWDSKKPLIRLHIGLENVDDLIADLEAGFDRFNAAL; translated from the coding sequence ATGAAAAAAGAGACGCAAATTGTTAGCTTAGGCCGCGATAAAAAATGGACCAAAGGGGTGATCAATCCTCCTGTATTTCGTGCATCAACCATGCTTTTCGAAACCATGGAAGAGATGCGTTTTGCCACTAAAAACAGAGCCAATGGCGAGATGTTTTATGGCCGTCGTGGGGGGCCAACTCATTTTGCTTTTCAGGCTGCTATTGCTGAATTAGAAGGTGGAGTGGGAACCGCGCTGTACCCATCTGGCTCTGCCGCTATCAGTGGTGCTTTGCTTTCATTTTTAAAAGCAGGTGACCACTTGCTAATGGTTGACAATGCCTATGAGCCTACTCGTTCATTATGTGATGGATTGTTAGCGGGTTTTGGCATTGAAACAACTTATTATGATCCGATGATTGGTGAAGGCATTAAAGAGCTTATTCAAGAAAATACCAAAGTCTTGTTTTTAGAATCACCGGGATCGATCACCATGGAAATTCAAGATGTGCCGACATTAAGTCAAATTGCGCATGATAATGAAATGATCGTCATGCTTGATAATACATGGGCATCGCCAATTAATTCTCGTCCTTTTGAGATGGGAGTAGATATCTCAATCCAAGCGGCCACCAAATATATCGTTGGCCACTCTGATGTGATGATGGGCACGGCGACATCAAATGAAAAATACTGGGATCAATTACGTGAAAATAGCTACTTGATGGGACAGTGTACTTCTCCTGATGACGTATATTTAGCTAGCCGTGGTTTACGTACATTAGGTGTGCGTATGGCGCAACATGAACAAAATGCACTCAAAGTAGCTAACTGGTTAGCAACACGTCCAGAGGTTGACCATCTTCGTCACCCGGCCTTTGAAAGTTGCCCTGGTCATGAGTTCTTTAAACGTGATTTTAGTGCCTCTAATGGATTGTTCTCATTTGTACTGAAAGAGGGCAATTTAAAATCAGTAACTGCGTTAGTAGAAAATATGCACCATTTTAAAATGGGCTTTTCATGGGGCGGTTATGAGAGTTTAATTTTAGGCGTATTTGGTATCGATAAACTTAGAACAGCTACGACGTGGGACAGTAAAAAACCATTAATTCGTTTACATATCGGACTTGAAAATGTAGATGATTTGATTGCTGACTTGGAAGCCGGTTTCGATCGCTTTAACGCCGCTTTATAA
- a CDS encoding GGDEF domain-containing protein — protein MAFFNKYIALVLLIIISILLLFIHNTGFYKTLNIPLDDSYPIIGISDAVQGGESTIEVEKNEDSVTFKCDIIAAYQWPYCEIKIHLAPIDKPGVYKHQQGLDLSEYDEVFLDISYKGPKPERLRFYIRNYNPAYSNLESDDNSMKINEIEFEPNSFPSGEYVQLRDFNVASWWSGMRNIPPEFQGREFTNVPLLEIATAGLVEFGEMQATVNEITFRRLYISKENLLFTIIAMWLSSALIYLIAKIGLYRYHFKKAKASQARLLEIMHALKLEKSEIEKMSKRDSLTGLRNRAGLSNHFSECSNQLTTNQVPFSIVFIDIDFFKKINDVHGHNRGDDILVAFAQTIHSNIRIADRLGRWGGEEFILICKNSNLARAVATAEKLCAIIESQTFPGDLKITASFGVAEMKEGEATTAFIDRADQALYQAKSNGRNQVQASD, from the coding sequence ATGGCATTTTTTAATAAATATATCGCACTCGTTCTGCTAATCATTATTAGCATACTATTGCTCTTTATTCACAATACAGGCTTTTACAAGACGCTAAACATACCACTAGATGATTCCTATCCCATTATCGGTATTTCTGACGCAGTTCAAGGTGGTGAATCTACCATTGAAGTTGAAAAAAATGAGGACAGTGTCACCTTTAAATGTGACATTATAGCGGCCTATCAATGGCCTTACTGCGAAATTAAAATTCATCTTGCCCCCATTGATAAACCAGGTGTCTACAAACATCAACAAGGGTTAGACCTTTCAGAATACGATGAAGTCTTTTTAGATATCAGCTACAAAGGCCCAAAACCAGAACGTTTACGCTTTTATATCCGTAACTATAATCCCGCCTACAGTAATTTAGAGTCTGATGATAACTCAATGAAAATAAACGAAATTGAATTTGAACCTAACTCATTTCCGAGTGGTGAGTATGTTCAATTACGCGACTTTAATGTTGCCTCTTGGTGGTCTGGGATGCGTAATATTCCGCCGGAATTTCAAGGTCGAGAGTTTACTAACGTGCCTTTGTTAGAAATAGCAACAGCAGGTTTAGTTGAGTTTGGGGAGATGCAAGCGACGGTCAACGAAATTACTTTTAGACGACTCTATATTTCTAAAGAAAATTTATTGTTTACGATCATTGCCATGTGGTTAAGTTCGGCACTTATTTACCTCATTGCAAAAATTGGCTTATATCGCTATCACTTTAAAAAAGCCAAAGCATCGCAAGCACGTCTATTAGAGATAATGCATGCTTTAAAACTAGAAAAAAGTGAAATTGAAAAGATGTCTAAACGGGACTCTTTAACGGGACTAAGAAACAGAGCAGGACTGAGTAATCACTTCTCGGAATGCAGTAATCAATTAACAACGAATCAAGTACCTTTTAGCATTGTATTTATCGATATCGACTTCTTCAAAAAAATTAATGATGTACATGGGCACAATCGTGGGGATGATATTTTAGTCGCCTTCGCACAGACAATTCACAGTAATATTCGCATTGCAGACAGGTTAGGTCGCTGGGGGGGAGAAGAGTTCATATTAATATGTAAAAATAGCAACCTTGCCCGCGCCGTGGCAACCGCAGAAAAGTTATGTGCGATTATTGAAAGCCAAACGTTTCCTGGAGATTTAAAAATAACAGCTAGCTTTGGTGTAGCTGAGATGAAGGAAGGGGAAGCGACCACTGCATTTATTGATAGGGCAGACCAAGCACTGTATCAAGCAAAATCAAATGGGCGTAATCAAGTACAGGCAAGCGATTAA